The Meriones unguiculatus strain TT.TT164.6M chromosome 6, Bangor_MerUng_6.1, whole genome shotgun sequence genome has a window encoding:
- the Plk2 gene encoding serine/threonine-protein kinase PLK2: MELLRTITYQPAAGSKMCEQALGKACGGDSKKKRAQQPSEDGQPQAPVTPAAPHHHHHHSHSGPEISRIIVDPTTGKRYCRGKVLGKGGFAKCYEMTDLTNNKVYAAKIIPHSRVAKPHQREKIDKEIELHRILHHKHVVQFYHYFEDKENIYILLEYCSRRSMAHILKARKVLTEPEVRYYLRQIVSGLKYLHEQEILHRDLKLGNFFINEAMELKVGDFGLAARLEPLENRRRTICGTPNYLSPEVLNKQGHGCESDIWALGCVMYTMLLGRPPFETTNLKETYRCIREARYTMPSSLLAPAKHLIASMLSKNPEDRPSLDDIIRHDFFLQGFTPDRLSSSCCHTVPDFHLSSPAKNFFKKAAAALFGGKKDKARYNDTHNKVSKEDEDIYKLRHDLKKTSITQQPSKHRTDEELQPPPTTVARSGTSAVENKQQIGDAIRMLVRGTLGSCSSSSECLEDSTMGSVADTVARVLRGCLENMPEADCIPKEQLSTSFQWVTKWVDYSNKYGFGYQLSDHTVGVLFNNGAHMSLLPDKKTVHYYAELGQCSVFSATDAPEQFISQVTVLKYFSHYMEENLMDGGDLPSVTDIRRPRLYLLQWLKSDKALMMLFNDGTFQVNFYHDHTKIIICNQNEEYLLTYINEDRISTTFRLTTLLMSGCSLELKNRMEYALNMLLQRCN, encoded by the exons ATGGAGCTGCTCCGGACTATCACGTACCAGCCGGCCGCCGGCAGCAAGATGTGCGAGCAGGCGCTGGGCAAGGCTTGCGGCGGCGACTCCAAGAAGAAGCGAGCGCAGCAGCCGTCCGAGGACGGGCAGCCCCAGGCCCCGGTGACCCCGGCGGCCccgcaccaccatcaccaccactctCACTCGGGACCCGAGATCTCGCGGATTATCGTCGACCCCACGACGGGGAAGCGCTACTGCCGGGGCAAAGTGCTGGGCAAG GGTGGCTTTGCAAAGTGTTACGAAATGACAGATCTGACAAACAACAAAGTCTACGCTGCAAAAATTATTCCTCACAGCAGAGTAGCTAAACCTCATCAAAGGGAAAAG ATCGACAAAGAAATAGAGCTTCACAGAATCCTCCATCACAAGCATGTGGTGCAGTTTTATCACTACTTTgaagacaaagaaaacatttacatCCTCTTGGAATACTGCAGTAGAAGG tCCATGGCTCATATCTTGAAAGCAAGAAAGGTGTTGACAGAGCCAGAAGTCCGATACTACCTCAGGCAGATTGTGTCGGGACTCAAGTACCTTCATGAACAAGAAATCTTGCACAGAGATCTCAAGCTAG GGAACTTTTTTATCAATGAAGCCATGGAACTGAAGGTTGGAGACTTTGGTTTGGCAGCCAGACTGGAGCCATTGGAAAACAGAAGAAG AACAATATGTGGTACCCCAAATTATCTCTCCCCTGAAGTCCTCAACAAACAAGGACATGGCTGTGAATCAGACATCTGGGCCTTGGGCTGTGTAAT GTATACAATGCTGCTAGGAAGGCCTCCATTCGAAACCACGAATCTGAAAGAAACCTACCGATGCATAAGGGAGGCAAGGTATACGATGCCATCCTCGCTGCTGGCCCCTGCCAAGCACTTGATAGCTAGCATGCTGTCCAAGAACCCTGAGGATCGCCCCAGCTTGGATGACATCATTCGGCATGACTTCTTTCTGCAG GGCTTCACTCCAGACAGACTCTCTTCTAGCTGTTGCCACACAGTTCCAGATTTCCATTTATCAAGCCCAGCCAAGAATTTCTTTAAgaaagctgctgctgctcttttcGGTGGcaaaaaagacaaagcaagatATAACGACACACACA ACAAAGTGTCTAAAGAAGATGAAGACATTTACAAGCTTAGGCATGATTTGAAGAAGACTTCGATAACCCAGCAACCTAGCAAACACAGAACAGATGAG GAGCTCCAGCCGCCTCCCACCACAGTTGCCAGATCTGGAACATCCGCAGTGGAAAACAAACAGCAGATTGGGGATGCAATTCGGATGCTCGTGAGAGGGACGCTTGGCAGCTGCAGCAGTAGCAGTGAAT GCCTTGAAGATAGCACCATGGGAAGTGTGGCAGACACAGTGGCAAGAGTCCTTCGAGGGTGTCTGGAAAACATGCCTGAGGCTGACTGCATTCCCAAAGAGCAGCTGAGCACGTCCTTTCAGTGGGTCACCAAATGGGTCGATTACTCCAACAAATACGGCTTTGGGTACCAGCTCTCGGACCACACTGTTGGAGTCCTTTTCAACAATGGCGCGCACATGAGCCTCCTTCCAGACAAAAA AACAGTTCACTATTACGCGGAACTTGGCCAGTGCTCTGTTTTCTCAGCAACAGATGCCCCTGAACAGTTTATTAGTCAAGTGACGGTGCTGAAATACTTTTCTCATTACATGGAGGAGAACCTCATGGAT GGTGGCGATCTCCCTAGTGTTACTGATATTCGAAGACCTCGGCTCTACCTCCttcagtggctaaaatctgataAAGCCTTAATGATGCTCTTCAATGATGGCACATTTCAG GTGAATTTCTACCATGACCATACAAAAATAATCATCTGTAACCAAAATGAAGAATACCTTCTCACTTATATCAATGAGGACAGGATATCTACAACGTTCAGACTGACAACTCTGTTGATGTCTGGCTGTTCATTAGAGTTAAAAAATCGGATGGAATATGCCCTGAACATGCTCTTACAGAGATGTAACTGA